In the Candidatus Korarchaeum sp. genome, GGAGCAGGGGAAATCGAATCAAGAGATATTCATAGAGGATGTCGCGAGGGAGTCCGAGGAGAGGGGGGACCTCCCCTGGATAGAGGAAGCTCACATAATAACGGGGGATTATGATGTATTACTCAAGGTGAGAGCTAGGGACATGGATGAGCTGACGAGGTTCTTGATAACTGAGCTGGCTAGACACCCTGATGTAGAGAGGACCCACACGATCATGGTCCTCAAGAGCCCATATTCGAGTCCAGATCCCCTCAAGAAATTCTCCCCTTGAGGTATCTTATTATGGGCACCTCCCTCTCTATATCCTGAGTTATCAGCTCCCAGAGTATCCTGGGCTTCCCGAACCTCCCCGTCCTTATGATCTTAGAGG is a window encoding:
- a CDS encoding Lrp/AsnC family transcriptional regulator, which produces MDGLDISILSELVKDGRITVSDLAKKLGVPRTTLDSRMRKLIESGIIKRFTAILDYKKIGYQITAFVLVQIKRRKPEQGKSNQEIFIEDVARESEERGDLPWIEEAHIITGDYDVLLKVRARDMDELTRFLITELARHPDVERTHTIMVLKSPYSSPDPLKKFSP